A stretch of the Lactuca sativa cultivar Salinas chromosome 9, Lsat_Salinas_v11, whole genome shotgun sequence genome encodes the following:
- the LOC111907483 gene encoding pre-mRNA-splicing factor ATP-dependent RNA helicase DEAH1 isoform X1 gives MGVPSSNETRVFAEEIFQKVEHKSSGSNLYRQQEEAAPMLTRKQRITCTLLEADDDDAKDVPGGSVSVVDKDVKRFRKRSQNQDDDDDDDDDEGAGILKQERRVKQKSSHEKSDYSESEEERLRDQIEREDLERRLREKDASRIRKLTEQKLSKRDEKEAIRRANALKDDDIRALRKVSRQEYLKKREQKKMEEIKDDIEDEEYLFEGFKLTEAKQRELRYKKQVYELVKKRSQVDDNVNEYHMPDAYDEEGGVNQEKRFAVALERYIDSKDGDKMNLFAEQEAWEDHQINKATLKFGSKNKRQSDDYNFVFEDQIEFIQEQVMGGVNVDEEEEEEHERIIAKSAREKLLADRKTLPVYPYRESLLKAVEDHQVLIIVGETGSGKTTQIPQYLHEAGYTKRGMIGCTQPRRVAAMSVAARVSQEMNVKLGHEVGYAIRFEDCTCEKTVIKYLTDGMLLREFLGEPDLKSYSVVMVDEAHERTLSTDLLFGLLKQIARFRPDIKLLISSATLDAEKFSDYFDCAPIFRIPGRRFPVEINYTKVPEADYLDAAIATALQIHVNEPPGDGDILVFLTGQEEIETAQEILKQRTHCLGSKIPELVICPIYANLPTELQAKVFEPTPQGARKVVLATNIAETSLTIDGIKYVIDPGFVKMNFYDPRTGMESLKIIPISKASANQRAGRSGRTGPGKCFRLYTAYTYYNELDDNSVPEIQRTNLANVVLSLTSLGIDDLLKFDFMDPPPSEAVLKALELLFALGALNKYGELTKVGRKMAEFPLDPMLSKMIVASDKYKCSDEIITIAAMLSIENSVFYRPKNKQVHADNARLNFYTVEEYETRT, from the exons ATGGGTGTGCCATCTTCAAACGAAACACGTGTATTTGCTGAAGAAATTTTCCAGAAAGTTGAACACAAGAGTTCTGGATCAAATCTTTATCGACAACAAGAAGAGGCTGCACCAATGCTAACCAGGAAGCAGAGGATCACTTGCACGCTATTGGAGGCAGATGACGATGATGCCAAAGATGTGCCTGGTGGCTCTGTTTCTGTTGTCGATAAAGATGTGAAACGATTTAGGAAGAGGAGCCAAAaccaagatgatgatgatgatgatgatgatgatgagggagCTGGAATTTTGAAACAAGAAAGAAGGGTCAAACAAAAATCTTCTCATGAAAAATCAGATTATTCTGAATCTGAAGAAGAAAGATTACGTGACCAAATAGAACGAGAAGATTTGGAGCGTCGTTTAAGGGAAAAAGATGCATCAAGGATAAGAAAGCTGACTGAACAGAAGTTGTCTAAGAGGGATGAAAAAGAAGCAATCAGGAGAGCCAATGCCTTGAAAGATGATGACATTCGAGCTTTAAGAAAAGTTTCGAGGCAAGAATATCTCAAGAAAAGGGAGCAGAAGAAAATGGAGGAAATCAAAGATGATATAGAAGATGAAGAGTATCTATTTGAGGGCTTCAAGTTAACTGAAGCCAAACAACGTGAACTAAGATACAAGAAACAAGTATATGAGCTAGTCAAGAAGCGGTCACAAGTGGATGATAATGTCAATGAGTATCATATGCCTGATGCATATGATGAAGAAGGCGGAGTCAATCAAGAGAAAAGATTTGCTGTAGCTTTGGAGCGATACATAGATTCAAAAGATGGAGATAAGATGAATCTGTTTGCCGAACAAGAAGCATGGGAGGATCATCAGATTAACAAAGCAACGCTAAAATTTGGATCAAAAAACAAAAGGCAATCTGACGATTATAACTTTGTGTTTGAGGACCAGATTGAGTTCATACAGGAACAAGTCATGGGTGGTGTCAATGTTGatgaagaggaagaggaagaacaTGAAAGAATCATAGCAAAATCAGCACGCGAGAAGCTTCTTGCAGACAGAAAAACTTTACCTGTGTATCCGTATCGAGAGTCTTTGCTAAAAGCTGTTGAAGATCATCAGGTTCTTATAATTGTTGGTGAAACTGGTTCAGGGAAGACGACTCAAATACCACAATATCTCCATGAGGCTGGATACACAAAACGTGGGATGATCGGATGCACACAGCCAAGAAGAGTTGCTGCCATGAGTGTTGCTGCAAGAGTTTCTCAAGAAATGAATGTCAAACTTGGTCATGAGGTTGGGTATGCAATACGCTTTGAAGACTGTACTTGTGAGAAAACAGTGATCAAATATTTGACTGATGGAATGTTGCTTCGTGAATTTCTAGGTGAACCTGATCTTAAAAGTTACAGTGTGGTGATGGTGGATGAAGCTCATGAAAGAACACTATCAACTGATCTCTTGTTTGGTTTACTTAAGCAGATCGCACGCTTCCGCCCTGATATCAAGTTGCTGATCTCAAGTGCCACTCTCGATGCAGAAAAGTTCAGCGACTATTTTGATTGTGCCCCAATTTTTAGAATTCCAGGAAGGCGATTTCCTGTTGAGATTAACTACACGAAAGTACCAGAGGCCGATTACCTTGATGCAGCAATTGCCACAGCTCTTCAAATCCATGTCAATGAACCCCCTGGAGATGGCGACATTTTGGTCTTTCTCACGGGTCAAGAGGAAATCGAAACAGCCCAAGAGATCCTCAAACAGAGAACACATTGTTTGGGTAGTAAAATACCCGAATTAGTAATATGCCCGATTTATGCAAATCTCCCAACCGAGCTTCAAGCAAAAGTATTCGAACCAACTCCTCAAGGGGCACGaaaagtggttcttgccaccaacATTGCAGAAACATCATTAACAATCGATGGAATCAAATACGTTATCGACCCAGGATTCGTGAAAATGAATTTTTACGACCCGCGAACCGGAATGGAATCGTTAAAGATTATCCCAATTTCAAAAGCATCAGCAAATCAACGGGCGGGTCGATCGGGTAGAACGGGTCCCGGGAAGTGCTTCAGGTTGTACACGGCTTACACTTACTATAACGAATTGGATGACAATTCAGTCCCGGAGATCCAAAGGACAAATCTGGCAAATGTGGTTTTGAGCTTAACAAGTCTTGGAATCGATGATTTGTTGAAATTTGATTTTATGGATCCACCACCATCTGAGGCGGTGCTTAAAGCTTTGGAGCTGCTGTTTGCGTTGGGTGCACTTAATAAATATGGGGAGTTGACAAAAGTTGGGAGGAAAATGGCGGAATTCCCACTTGACCCGATGCTGTCGAAGATGATTGTCGCATCTGATAAATATAAATGCTCAGATGAGATAATTACGATTGCTGCAATGTTGTCGATTGAAAACTCAGTGTTTTATCGGCCAAAGAATAAACAAGTCCATGCTGATAATGCTCGCTTGAATTTTTATACAG TTGAGGAGTATGAAACGAGGACGTGA
- the LOC111907483 gene encoding pre-mRNA-splicing factor ATP-dependent RNA helicase DEAH1 isoform X2 — MGVPSSNETRVFAEEIFQKVEHKSSGSNLYRQQEEAAPMLTRKQRITCTLLEADDDDAKDVPGGSVSVVDKDVKRFRKRSQNQDDDDDDDDDEGAGILKQERRVKQKSSHEKSDYSESEEERLRDQIEREDLERRLREKDASRIRKLTEQKLSKRDEKEAIRRANALKDDDIRALRKVSRQEYLKKREQKKMEEIKDDIEDEEYLFEGFKLTEAKQRELRYKKQVYELVKKRSQVDDNVNEYHMPDAYDEEGGVNQEKRFAVALERYIDSKDGDKMNLFAEQEAWEDHQINKATLKFGSKNKRQSDDYNFVFEDQIEFIQEQVMGGVNVDEEEEEEHERIIAKSAREKLLADRKTLPVYPYRESLLKAVEDHQVLIIVGETGSGKTTQIPQYLHEAGYTKRGMIGCTQPRRVAAMSVAARVSQEMNVKLGHEVGYAIRFEDCTCEKTVIKYLTDGMLLREFLGEPDLKSYSVVMVDEAHERTLSTDLLFGLLKQIARFRPDIKLLISSATLDAEKFSDYFDCAPIFRIPGRRFPVEINYTKVPEADYLDAAIATALQIHVNEPPGDGDILVFLTGQEEIETAQEILKQRTHCLGSKIPELVICPIYANLPTELQAKVFEPTPQGARKVVLATNIAETSLTIDGIKYVIDPGFVKMNFYDPRTGMESLKIIPISKASANQRAGRSGRTGPGKCFRLYTAYTYYNELDDNSVPEIQRTNLANVVLSLTSLGIDDLLKFDFMDPPPSEAVLKALELLFALGALNKYGELTKVGRKMAEFPLDPMLSKMIVASDKYKCSDEIITIAAMLSIENSVFYRPKNKQVHADNARLNFYTVVL, encoded by the exons ATGGGTGTGCCATCTTCAAACGAAACACGTGTATTTGCTGAAGAAATTTTCCAGAAAGTTGAACACAAGAGTTCTGGATCAAATCTTTATCGACAACAAGAAGAGGCTGCACCAATGCTAACCAGGAAGCAGAGGATCACTTGCACGCTATTGGAGGCAGATGACGATGATGCCAAAGATGTGCCTGGTGGCTCTGTTTCTGTTGTCGATAAAGATGTGAAACGATTTAGGAAGAGGAGCCAAAaccaagatgatgatgatgatgatgatgatgatgagggagCTGGAATTTTGAAACAAGAAAGAAGGGTCAAACAAAAATCTTCTCATGAAAAATCAGATTATTCTGAATCTGAAGAAGAAAGATTACGTGACCAAATAGAACGAGAAGATTTGGAGCGTCGTTTAAGGGAAAAAGATGCATCAAGGATAAGAAAGCTGACTGAACAGAAGTTGTCTAAGAGGGATGAAAAAGAAGCAATCAGGAGAGCCAATGCCTTGAAAGATGATGACATTCGAGCTTTAAGAAAAGTTTCGAGGCAAGAATATCTCAAGAAAAGGGAGCAGAAGAAAATGGAGGAAATCAAAGATGATATAGAAGATGAAGAGTATCTATTTGAGGGCTTCAAGTTAACTGAAGCCAAACAACGTGAACTAAGATACAAGAAACAAGTATATGAGCTAGTCAAGAAGCGGTCACAAGTGGATGATAATGTCAATGAGTATCATATGCCTGATGCATATGATGAAGAAGGCGGAGTCAATCAAGAGAAAAGATTTGCTGTAGCTTTGGAGCGATACATAGATTCAAAAGATGGAGATAAGATGAATCTGTTTGCCGAACAAGAAGCATGGGAGGATCATCAGATTAACAAAGCAACGCTAAAATTTGGATCAAAAAACAAAAGGCAATCTGACGATTATAACTTTGTGTTTGAGGACCAGATTGAGTTCATACAGGAACAAGTCATGGGTGGTGTCAATGTTGatgaagaggaagaggaagaacaTGAAAGAATCATAGCAAAATCAGCACGCGAGAAGCTTCTTGCAGACAGAAAAACTTTACCTGTGTATCCGTATCGAGAGTCTTTGCTAAAAGCTGTTGAAGATCATCAGGTTCTTATAATTGTTGGTGAAACTGGTTCAGGGAAGACGACTCAAATACCACAATATCTCCATGAGGCTGGATACACAAAACGTGGGATGATCGGATGCACACAGCCAAGAAGAGTTGCTGCCATGAGTGTTGCTGCAAGAGTTTCTCAAGAAATGAATGTCAAACTTGGTCATGAGGTTGGGTATGCAATACGCTTTGAAGACTGTACTTGTGAGAAAACAGTGATCAAATATTTGACTGATGGAATGTTGCTTCGTGAATTTCTAGGTGAACCTGATCTTAAAAGTTACAGTGTGGTGATGGTGGATGAAGCTCATGAAAGAACACTATCAACTGATCTCTTGTTTGGTTTACTTAAGCAGATCGCACGCTTCCGCCCTGATATCAAGTTGCTGATCTCAAGTGCCACTCTCGATGCAGAAAAGTTCAGCGACTATTTTGATTGTGCCCCAATTTTTAGAATTCCAGGAAGGCGATTTCCTGTTGAGATTAACTACACGAAAGTACCAGAGGCCGATTACCTTGATGCAGCAATTGCCACAGCTCTTCAAATCCATGTCAATGAACCCCCTGGAGATGGCGACATTTTGGTCTTTCTCACGGGTCAAGAGGAAATCGAAACAGCCCAAGAGATCCTCAAACAGAGAACACATTGTTTGGGTAGTAAAATACCCGAATTAGTAATATGCCCGATTTATGCAAATCTCCCAACCGAGCTTCAAGCAAAAGTATTCGAACCAACTCCTCAAGGGGCACGaaaagtggttcttgccaccaacATTGCAGAAACATCATTAACAATCGATGGAATCAAATACGTTATCGACCCAGGATTCGTGAAAATGAATTTTTACGACCCGCGAACCGGAATGGAATCGTTAAAGATTATCCCAATTTCAAAAGCATCAGCAAATCAACGGGCGGGTCGATCGGGTAGAACGGGTCCCGGGAAGTGCTTCAGGTTGTACACGGCTTACACTTACTATAACGAATTGGATGACAATTCAGTCCCGGAGATCCAAAGGACAAATCTGGCAAATGTGGTTTTGAGCTTAACAAGTCTTGGAATCGATGATTTGTTGAAATTTGATTTTATGGATCCACCACCATCTGAGGCGGTGCTTAAAGCTTTGGAGCTGCTGTTTGCGTTGGGTGCACTTAATAAATATGGGGAGTTGACAAAAGTTGGGAGGAAAATGGCGGAATTCCCACTTGACCCGATGCTGTCGAAGATGATTGTCGCATCTGATAAATATAAATGCTCAGATGAGATAATTACGATTGCTGCAATGTTGTCGATTGAAAACTCAGTGTTTTATCGGCCAAAGAATAAACAAGTCCATGCTGATAATGCTCGCTTGAATTTTTATACAG TGGTGCTATGA
- the LOC111907484 gene encoding uncharacterized protein LOC111907484 — protein sequence MSGGFFRGTTADQDTRFSNKHAKLLKSQKFPPELENLVDMTKVKMDVMRPWIAHRVTELLGFEDEVLINFIYGLLEEKVVNGKEIQISLTGFMEKNTGKFMKELWTHLLSAQNNASGVPQQFLDAKEEETRKKQEDTDRITRELKRTKEKEGREREAEQERVKMDREVAAAATLEPHSRSRTKDSSKWSTVDDKGTDDRNNGSKATPRITRSPHSPHHSLSPPRGTRSRSVSKSFSNSRSHSRSRSLSASPKPPRRSVSSERRRRVDSRLHSPSPPPRPRGRSPSPARRRLRSPVRRRSRSPMWRRSRSPIRRRSRTPIRRRSRSPIRRRSRSLLRRRSRSPLRRRSRSPLRRRSRSPIRRRSRSPVRRRSRSPIRRRSPSPFQRRPRSPFRHGSQSSASPPPRQVSVSPSPVRRRSPSPPVRRRYQRAPSIPRHRSPSPARRRPAFPTRQRSPPSPRSMSSSPSRQMSLSPRHATPLKSFRGSPRRQQQRSPVQSPRDGHRGVQRSVVDRQAPRKETAPPPVAGRSLERDSKGRRTSHNGGPALSSPQHSSPMGSVSPPPAARSPSVERSPILPRRQKETMDTKDCMDNVEVEERTFSRVKEEKHAKNKNSPEKLTSHHRKSKNDDVRRKYPDEVTENPPRNRKDILAAEKGYKAGDDNKEAAAAKLQKSGSLDSGGSDESDGGKRKRKRSKKKDVTSDDDDDDYSHHSHDDSHTEDKKEAKKRRKEEKRLKKEERRKRREERRRRKAEKQKGRKASGNVSPSSDENEEDADQKKLEIELREKALESLRAKKGSIGH from the exons CATGCGCCCATGGATAGCTCACAGGGTGACTGAACTTCTTGGATTTGAAGATGAAGTTCTGATCAACTTTATTTATGGACTTTTAGAGGAGAAG GTAGTTAATGGCAAAGAGATTCAAATTTCACTTACTGGGTTTATGGAGAAAAATACAGGGAAATTTATGAAGGAGCTCTGGACACATCTTCTGAGTGCCCAGAATAATGCCAGTGGTGTCCCTCAACAGTTCTTGGATGCCAAGGAGGAAGAAACTCGAAAGAAGCAg GAGGATACGGATCGTATAACCAGAGAATTGAAGAGAACAAAAGAGAAAGAAGGGCGTGAGCGGGAGGCTGAACAAGAAAGAGTGAAGATG GACAGAGAGGTTGCTGCTGCTGCTACGTTGGAGCCCCACTCAAGGAGTCGCACTAAAGATTCTAGCAAATGGTCAACTGTAGATGACAAAGGGACAGATGATAGGAATAATGGCTCAAAAGCAACACCCAGGATCACCCGCTCTCCACATTCACCTCATCATTCTCTCTCACCACCTCG AGGTACACGTTCAAGATCAGTTAGCAAGTCATTCTCTAATTCCAGAAGTCATTCAAG GTCCAGAAGCCTGTCAGCATCTCCTAAACCTCCAAGGCGTTCAGTTTCTTCTGAAAGGAGGCGCCGAGTTGACTCACGTCTGCATTCCCCATCCCCTCCACCACGTCCACGTGGACGCTCACCTTCACCTGCAAGGCGAAGGCTGCGATCCCCTGTGAGACGCAGATCTCGGTCTCCCATGTGGCGCAGATCACGGTCACCTATAAGGCGTAGGTCCCGCACACCCATCCGGCGAAGGTCCCGCTCTCCCATCCGCCGGAGGTCACGTTCTCTCCTCCGGCGAAGATCACGTTCTCCCCTCCGGCGAAGGTCCCGCTCTCCACTCCGGCGAAGGTCACGTTCTCCGATCAGGCGCAGGTCACGTTCTCCGGTCAGGCGAAGGTCGCGTTCTCCGATCCGGCGAAGGTCTCCGTCTCCGTTTCAACGCAGGCCTAGATCTCCTTTCCGTCACGGGTCACAATCCTCTGCGTCTCCTCCGCCACGCCAGGTGTCAGTGTCTCCTTCACCGGTTCGTCGGAGGTCCCCATCTCCTCCTGTAAGGCGGCGATACCAGAGAGCACCGTCAATTCCACGTCATCGGTCTCCTTCGCCAGCTAGGCGTAGGCCAGCTTTTCCCACCCGTCAAAGATCCCCTCCAAGTCCTCGGAGTATGTCTTCTTCTCCATCAAGGCAGATGTCTCTTTCCCCTAGACATGCTACACCCCTGAAAAGTTTCAGGGGATCACCAAGGCGCCAACAACAGAGATCACCTGTACAATCTCCTAGAGATGGACACAG AGGTGTTCAGAGAAGTGTTGTTGATCGTCAAGCTCCACGAAAAGAGACTGCTCCACCTCCTGTTGCAGGAAGGTCTTTGGAAAGAGATTCAAAGGGCAGGAGAACTTCTCATAATGGAGGGCCAGCTTTGTCTTCACCACAACATAGCTCTCCTATGGGTTCTGTATCTCCCCCACCTGCTGCCAGAAGTCCTAGTGTCGAGAGGAG CCCTATACTTCCAAGGAGACAGAAAGAAACTATGGATACCAAGGACTGTATGGATAATGTTGAGGTTGAAGAAAGGACCTTTTCCAG AGTGAAGGAAGAGAAACATGCCAAGAACAAAAATTCTCCTGAAAAGTTAACTAGTCATCACCGAAAGAG CAAGAACGATGATGTAAGGAGGAAATACCCCGATGAAGTTACAGAGAATCCCCCACGAAACCGTAAGGACATTTTAGCAGCTGAAAAAGGGTATAAAGCTGGTGATGATAATAAGGAAGCAGCAGCAGCAAAGTTGCAAAAAAGTGGGTCATTGGATTCTGGTGGGTCGGATGAAAGTGATGGTGGAAAGAGAAAACGCAAAAGGTCAAAAAAGAAAGACGTGAcatcagatgatgatgatgatgattataGCCATCATAGTCATGATGACTCTCACACAGAAGACAAAAAGGAAGCTAAAAAACGACGCAAAGAGGAGAAACGATTGAAAAAAGAGGAAAGGCGCAAACGACGTGAGGAACGACGTCGCAGGAAGGCAGAAAAGCAGAAAGGCAGGAAAGCAAGCGGGAATGTTTCTCCATCTTCAGATGAAAATGAGGAAGATGCTGATCAGAAGAAACTTGAAATTGAGTTGAGGGAAAAAGCTCTTGAATCTCTCAGAGCTAAAAAGGGCAGCATTGGTCATTAG
- the LOC128128890 gene encoding protein FAR1-RELATED SEQUENCE 8-like produces the protein MENLIGSDDDNAEYEGDGESEEGNQEYEEDDESQESDPNFEEYDESENSDPEYEEDEKQIEDEDHMDDIMDVDNNIQDVDVDMGDFTLNVESDVEGSCINVVHGHEPEDMEVINNEEFESLDEGSDQDRQRRALIKNLRKEKRCSLGAVHKQSFSVGDKFNSKKELKEAIDLHALESRRNLFFKKNDNVRLREQCRGVVPVTNKGQVGSQATTSKRKGKELKTQKVTCGWYIHASRSNPESDWFIRTLNQTHTCLQTRKPRACTASLINKKIFDQVEANPDIPLRAIQDHFQKTYQVGVSMDKVFRAKDKERKHITGDYTKQYELLRDYVLELQATNPDTTVKIDVCSEPNPDSLTRRFRRIYVCLGPLKKGFKACLRDLLGFDGAFMKGPFPGQVLSAVGLDSNNGIYPLAYGIVESENTESWKWFLDNLGDDLDLGRNSNFTFISDRQKGLHTAVEQIFPNAEHRYCIRHIHDNMRKRWRQTEYRDHLWRCASATTIPEFEHLMKEFSQYDKEACEWLKQIPPKHWARSHFPIWSLCLSLRRAVSNVLISNMCEVFNGKIKKGRDKSVIGCLEFIREYLMKRICNVMKEMKKAKGPLTPTATDILAARKTVASQYIARWNGGDKYQVTGALQDQHVVDVRNKTCTCRKWELIGIPCRNAIATLNEMTELKKKKGRRKETLGKKIAGSGGI, from the exons ATGGAAAATTTGATTGGGAGTGATGATGATAATGCAGAGTATGAAGGGGATGGAGAATCTGAAGAGGGTAATCAAGAGTATGAAGAGGATGATGAATCTCAAGAAAGTGATCCAAATTTTGAAGAGTATGATGAATCTGAAAATAGTGATCCAGAGTATGAAGAAGATGAGAAACAAATAGAAGATGAAGATCATATGGATGACATAATGGATGTTGACAACAATATACAAGATGTGGATGTGGACATGGGAGACTTCACTCTCAATGTTGAAAGTGATGTGGAAGGTTCTTGTATAAATGTTGTTCATGGGCATGAACCTGAAGATATGGAAGTGATTAACAATGAGGAATTTGAATCTTTGGATGAAGGATCCGACCAAGACAGACAGAGAAGAGCTCTTATCAAGaatttgagaaaagaaaaaaggTGCAGTCTTGGGGCAGTACATAAACAATCTTTTTCAGTTGGAGATAAATTTAATAGTAAAAAAGAATTAAAGGAGGCAATTGATCTGCATGCACTAGAATCAAGAAGGAatcttttctttaaaaaaaatgacaATGTAAGGCTTAGGGAACAGTGTAGAGGTGTTGTACCTGTCACCAATAAAGGCCAAGTGGGTAGTCAAGCTACCACTTCAAAAAGAAAGGGTAAAGAATTAAAGACACAAAAAGTAACATGTGGTTGGTACATTCATGCATCTAGGTCAAATCCTGAATCCGACTGGTTTATAAGGACCTTAAACCAAACTCACACATGTTTGCAAACAAGGAAACCCAGGGCTTGTACTGCTTCTTTAATCAACAAGAAAATCTTTGATCAAGTTGAGGCGAATCCAGATATACCTTTGAGAGCCATACAAGATCACTTTCAAAAGACCTACCAAGTGGGTGTTAGTATGGACAAGGTGTTCAGGGCAAAGGATAAGGAAAGAAAGCATATAACTGGGGACTACACAAAGCAGTATGAACTGTTGAGGGACTATGTTCTCGAACTTCAAGCCACCAACCCAGACACCACGGTGAAAATAGATGTATGTTCTGAGCCTAACCCTGATTCCCTAACTAGGCGGTTTAGAAGAATTTATGTGTGCTTGGGTCCACTGAAAAAAGGGTTCAAggcatgccttagggacttgttaGGTTTTGATGGTGCCTTCATGAAAGGACCATTCCCTGGGCAAGTCCTTTCAGCAGTTGGTCTTGATTCCAATAATGGAATTTACCCATTAGCATATGGGATTGTTGAGTCTGAAAACACAGAAAGCTGGAAATGGTTTTTAGATAACCTTGGGGATGACTTGGACCTTGGAAGAAACTCAAATTTTACTTTCATAAGTGACAGGCAAAAG GGTTTACATACTGCAGTTGAGCAAATTTTTCCCAATGCTGAGCATAGATATTGTATCAGACATATTCATGACAATATGAGGAAAAGATGGAGGCAAACAGAGTACAGGGACCACTTATGGAGGTGTGCATCAGCTACCACCATTCCTGAGTTTGAACATTTGATGAAGGAGTTTAGTCAGTATGATAAGGAGGCATGTGAATGGTTGAAGCAAATTCCTCCTAAACATTGGGCAAGGAGTCATTTTCCAATTTGGTCCTTATGTCTTTCACTTA GAAGAGCAGTTTCTAATGTGTTGATATCAaacatgtgtgaagtgtttaatggGAAAATAAAGAAAGGAAGAGATAAATCTGTCATTGGATGTTTAGAATTCATAAGGGAGTATCTAATGAAGAGGATATGCAATGTCATGAAGGAAATGAAAAAGGCTAAAGGTCCACTAACACCCACAGCAACAGACATCCTAGCTGCAAGAAAAACAGTTGCTTCACAATACATTGCTAGGTGGAATGGGGGAGACAAGTATCAAGTCACAGGAGCTTTGCAGGATCAACATGTGGTTGATGTTAGGAACAAAACATGCACTTGCAGAAAATGGGAATTAATTGGAATTCCATGCAGAAATGCAATTGCAACTCTAAATGAGATGa CAGAGCTCAAGAAGAAGAAGGGTAGAAGAAAAGAGACGTTGGGGAAGAAGATCGCAGGAAGTGGGGGTATTTAA
- the LOC111907456 gene encoding probable transcriptional regulator RABBIT EARS, with amino-acid sequence MEPNHSTPENSDDAITSTTTTTTVEEQHQQSRSYECTFCKRGFTNAQALGGHMNIHRKHKATLAFSPPPSAATTTTTTTVNSFSNSGQGKNKPLRLFGDGSHDSRNNHQDNVMKDPTSPAHEVDLELRLGQVESPGNKITTTRKFF; translated from the coding sequence ATGGAACCAAATCActcaaccccagaaaactccgaCGACGCAataacctccaccaccaccaccaccaccgttgaAGAACAGCATCAACAAAGTCGATCATACGAGTGCACTTTTTGCAAAAGAGGCTTCACCAATGCACAAGCACTTGGAGGCCATATGAACATCCACCGCAAGCATAAAGCTACACTGGCCTTCTCACCGCCACCAagcgccgccaccaccaccacaaccacaaCAGTCAACTCCTTTTCAAATTCCGGTCAAGGGAAAAACAAACCACTTCGACTTTTTGGGGATGGCTCGCATGATTCAAGAAATAACCATCAAGATAATGTAATGAAAGATCCAACATCACCGGCGCATGAAGTAGACCTTGAGCTCAGGTTAGGACAAGTTGAATCGCCGGGGAACAAGATTACGACTACTAGAAAATTCTTCTAA
- the LOC111907486 gene encoding uncharacterized protein LOC111907486 produces the protein MVFVMWHIRPKHEVVDVSTVYAGAPTWFSIKLHHGGKFTKLPDIKYIGGEVCYVDYVDIDEFFVHELDAIMLDLGYPDPRNSEFADESPVIYYHFRIPNGDFQFGLRALGNDQDVINLSKYIAHNKLIEVYTEHGKTNLLTYFMSPNAKGKVVIEELPENDDQGAEVEGQVHADSPMKNVNHGNGEPIGEFMSLILFGSKNDSFSPEYKRGRVGNSKIGESSCSKRLNLDYIDEVVHISKEKNDDQDGSTNVQEAATCVHIDEMDGVREDANVVQEASTVDEEGYNTPMLIMLMNN, from the exons ATGGTGTTCGTAATGTGGCATATCAGACCAAAACACGAAGTTGTTGATGTATCAACTGTATATG CTGGTGCACCCACATGGTTTAGTATTAAGCTTCATCACGGTGGGAAATTTACTAAATTACCTGATATAAAGTACATTGGAGGTGAAGTGTgttatgttgattatgtggacATTGATGAGTTTTTTGTGCATGAACTTGATGCCATAATGCTTGACCTAGGTTACCCAGACCCACGGAATTCTGAATTCGCTGATGAATCCCCAGTTATATACTACCATTTTAGGATACCCAATGGTGACTTTCAATTTGGTCTTAGAGCTTTAGGGAATGATCAGGATGTGATCAACCTTTCTAAATACATTGCACATAACAAGCTGATTGAGGTGTACACAGAGCATGGAAAGACAAATTTATTGACTTACTTCATGTCACCAAATGCAAAGGGTAAAGTTGTCATTGAggaattaccagaaaatgatgatcAAGGGGCTGAAGTTGAGGGTCAAGTTCATGCAGATTCTCCAATGAAAAATGTGAACCATGGTAATGGTGAGCCTATTGGTGAGTTCATGTCTCTGATTCTTTTTGGGAGTAAGAATGATAGTTTCTCACCAGAGTATAAAAGGGGTAGGGTTGGGAATTCCAAAATAGGTGAAAGTTCTTGTAGCAAGAGGCTTAATTTAGATTATATTGATGAGGTTGTTCACATTTCAAAGGAAAAGAATGATGATCAAGATGGTTCAACTAATGTTCAGGAAGCAGCAACTTGTGTTCATATTGATGAGATGGATGGTGTTAGGGAGGATGCAAATGTTGTTCAAGAGGCATCAACTGTTGATGAAGAAGGCTACAACACCCCCATGTTAATAATGCTGATGAACAATTGA